Below is a window of Agathobacter rectalis ATCC 33656 DNA.
ATCAATGTTCATCTCCTCAAAATACAGATATGTAAATATATCTGCTGCAGAAAGTGAGCCGCCCGGATGTCCCGCCTTTGCAGAATGCACAGCCGTGACGATACCCTTCCTGACTTCATTTGCTGTAATCTGAAGCTCTAATTTGTTCATTTTGTTCTCCTGTTAAATCTATGACATGAAATAAAATATTTATACCGGTCTTTGGTTTATAATATCTAATCCCCAAATACAGCTCTGTAATCAGCCTGGAACTTCTCGATTCCCTGATCTGTAAGCGGATGCTTTGTCATCTGCTCAATAACCTTGTAAGGAATTGTTGCGATATCAGCTCCTGCAAGTGCACAGTCTGTGACATGAATCGGGTTTCTGATTGAAGCTGCAATAATCTCTGTGTCATATCCATAGATATCAAAAATCTCAGAAATCTGTCTGATCAGCTCAATGCCCGGCTGGCTGATATCATCAAGTCTGCCAAGGAAAGGTGAAACATATGTAGCACCTGCATTTGCAGCAAGAATTGCCTGATTTGCTGAAAAAATAAGAGTAACGTTTGTCTTGATGCCCTCTGATGAAAGTACCTTGACAGCCTTAAGTCCCTCAACTGTCATAGGAATCTTAACTACCATGTTTGGATGAATAGCTGCGATTTCACGTCCTTCTTTTATCATGCCCTCTGCATCAACTGTTGTTGCTTTTACCTCTCCGCTTATCGGTCCGTCAACGATAGATGTGATTTCTTTAATTACCTCATTGAAGTCTCTGCCCTCTTTTGCGATGAGTGAAGGGTTTGTTGTAACTCCACAGATGACTCCCATATCGTTTGCTTTCTTAATGTCCTCGACATTTGCTGTATCTACGAAAAACTTCATTTAATAATACCTCCGCCTTATATAATTTGTGTTTGCTTTTATTTGTTGATATAAATATAACACTTTAAAAGAAAAAATGCAATAGCAAAAGCAAATAAAAGTAAAAATAAATATAATCAAATGACATCAAATAAAAAAACACAAGCAATCGAAAACACTGGCTTTATTTACTTATTTGAGTTATTATATATTTATGCAATGCTTTGTGATAAAAATATGTACGCAAAAATACAACAGAAATCAAAAGAAAGAGGAAAATCTATGCTGCAATTAGAAAGACAACAAAAGATTCTCGATTATTTAAAAGAAAACCGCAAGGCCACCACCAATGAGCTCAGCGAGCTGCTTGGTGTATCGACCACAACAATAAGAACAGATTTAAACCAGATGGATAAGGAAAAGCTTCTGACAAAGACTCACGGCGGTGCTATCTACAAGGATAAAACCCATGACATGACTGATTTAACCTCGAGGGCCTACCTGTTCCATGACCGCGCCCTGGAAAACAAGGAAGCTAAAGAGGAGATTGCAAACGAGGCGATAAAGCTCGTAAGTGACCATATGTGTATATTCCTTGATGCCAGCTCCACAGCCTACACTCTCGGCATGAAGCTTTCAGGCTTTACAGAGCTGACCGTCATCACCAATGGCATCAATCTGGCTTTAGAGCTAAAGGATATCCCGGGTGTCACAGTCATCCTGACAGGCGGTATCGTAACCAGTGCATCCGCTTCCATAGAAGGACTGCTTGGCGCTGATTTACTCAAAAAGATACACACAGATATCGCGTTCGTGTCAGCAAGAGGCTTCTCTGTAGAAGACGGACTGACTGATTTCAGTATATACGAGGCTGATTTAAAGCACATGTGTATCAAGGCTTCCGCTAAAACTGTGGCTCTTGTAGACCACACCAAGTTTGATACCACATCCATATCAAGCTATGCATCGCTTGATGACATCAATATGGTAATCACCGACTCCGGTATCTCTCCTGAGACAGCAGATATATATGAGAAGGCAGGCACTGATATTGTTATATCCGGAATATAAATGAGACAATATAGCCATATAAAAGTATAAGTACAAATATAACTATAACTGTATATATAGATCCATCAAAAATGACACGCAACGTTTTACGCTGCGTGTCATTTTATAGTTGTCTTATACACTTAAAGCATCAGACTATCTTATATGCATTTCTACCCTTTTCCTTCACATCATTGAGCACTTCATCCACCGTCTTGAACAGCTTTGAAAACTCATCCGGCACCTTTACATCTGGGGCGGTAACATATGCCTGTGATACAGTCAGATACTCATCCACCTTAGAGCTCTCATGAAGTATCTGTTTTTTGGCAAGCTCAAGTCTTATATGCTCGGCTATATTTTTAATGATATCCTCATCCGTTTCCTGCAGGATTATGTAGAATTCATCACCATAGAAATGATACCCCATTCCCTTATCTTTGATGCTCTCATTTATTATGGATGACAATTCTTTTAGCACTGCATCACCGGTGACTCTGCCACTGTTTCTGTTAAATGACTTGAAGAAATCTATATCCACTACTCCAAACGTGATTCCTGCACCATCTGAATCCTGATTTTTGCTCACAAGCTTTTCAAAATCGTTTCGCATCTTGAACTTATTGCCCATGCCTGTAAGCATATCTGTGTAGTTGAGTCTGACTGCCTTACGGCGCTCATACTCAGTCTCCTGAAGCTGAAGCTTAAGGTCGATTGTATCACCAAGACGCTTTATCTGCTCCTTCACCTGCATAGAGTGGAGATTTGCGTAATATACGCACAGCTTGTTGTACGCCTCTGTATCACCCATGGCGCTCTCATATTTCATCCACATCTTGACACAGGTCTTCTGGAAAAACAAATTTTCTGTTTCAATAGCAAAGCGTTCATACTCCACAATAACCTTTTTCCATGCATCGAACTCCCCCATATTCATAAATAGATTGCAAAGGCTTAGTATCTCAAGCACATAATTGGCAGAATTGATATTGTTTATCGCACCCTCAACCAGCTCTTCCACATGATCTCTGACCTCATCCTCATTTCCCATCTTCCATAGCATATGTGCCTGTGACATATCTATCAGAAATCTGTTTTTATCACTGCCAGCTATCTCATTAAAGAGTATCGCATCAGAAAGATGCTTTTCTGCCTTTTCAAACTCGTTAATTCCTGTGTATGAGATGCACAGATTCAGATGAAGCATGAGAAGCTCCTGATAATAGCTATCCCTCTCTCCATGCAGCGGTGGCTTGCACAGCTCCAGTGCTTCGTTGAAATATCTGATAGCCTTTTCATACAATCCAAGCTCCATATAGAGTGAGCCTATATTATTGTTTACAAGCATGATTATCTCTGTTGAGCCCTGCTCCACAGCTACATCCATAGCCTCTAGGTAGCAGTCAATTGACATGCTTAAGTCTCCAATAGATGCATATATGACTCCCATAAAATTGACAGTCTTTGCCATCTGCTCATATGCGCCACAGCTCTTATAAAGACCGGCTGTCTCCTGTGCCTTATTCTCTGCCAAAAAAAGCTTATTCTCGCCAAATAAGGCTGCTGCCTCATCCATACATCTGTCTGCCTTTTGCAATATACCCATAAAAACCCTCCTATAGATGACAATACAATCTATTTCTCAGCAAGATACTGCTTATATCCAACCTGTTTCAGTTTCGCATCCTTTGCTACAACCTGAGCCTTCATATCTGCTGTATAGTTTTTGATTTTCTCAAGGATTGCATCATCACCTGCTGCGAGTATCTTTGCTGCAAGGATTGCTGCATTTTTCGCACCGTCAATTGCAACTGTGGCAACAGGCACTCCAGGTGGCATCTGCATGATTGAGAACACTGCATCCATTCCATCCAGATTCTTTCCTGAAAGCGGTACTCCGATAACAGGAAGTGCAAAAAGCGCTGCACACATTCCCGGAAGTGCTGCTGCCATTCCCGCTCCTGCTATTATTACCTTTACATCTCTATTCTCAGCGCCTCTTGTCCACTCAATAAGCTCATCCGGCTCACGGTGTGCCGAGATGATGGTGAGCTCATACTCTATGCCGAGCTCTTCAAGCATATCTGCCGCCTTACTCATCACCTTTAAATCTGAGTCGCTGCCCATAACTATTCCAACCTTTGCCATTTTATCCTCCTTATACGTCTAACAATTATTTGCTTTCTGCATCAAGCGTATCGAGCGGTTTGTTCAACTCTTCTACGCCCTCAAGCACAAATCTGCCATCTCTTATTATATCACATGTTGAGCCATCGTGTCGAATAACTGTGATGGCTCCAAGTTCATCATATGGTATTGTGATATCCGTGTGGCAGTTGAAATATGCCTTTGATATATCTTCTTTTCTGCGGATGGAAACTGAATTGTCCCTGGCAATTATGGCTT
It encodes the following:
- the fsa gene encoding fructose-6-phosphate aldolase; amino-acid sequence: MKFFVDTANVEDIKKANDMGVICGVTTNPSLIAKEGRDFNEVIKEITSIVDGPISGEVKATTVDAEGMIKEGREIAAIHPNMVVKIPMTVEGLKAVKVLSSEGIKTNVTLIFSANQAILAANAGATYVSPFLGRLDDISQPGIELIRQISEIFDIYGYDTEIIAASIRNPIHVTDCALAGADIATIPYKVIEQMTKHPLTDQGIEKFQADYRAVFGD
- a CDS encoding DeoR/GlpR family DNA-binding transcription regulator, giving the protein MLQLERQQKILDYLKENRKATTNELSELLGVSTTTIRTDLNQMDKEKLLTKTHGGAIYKDKTHDMTDLTSRAYLFHDRALENKEAKEEIANEAIKLVSDHMCIFLDASSTAYTLGMKLSGFTELTVITNGINLALELKDIPGVTVILTGGIVTSASASIEGLLGADLLKKIHTDIAFVSARGFSVEDGLTDFSIYEADLKHMCIKASAKTVALVDHTKFDTTSISSYASLDDINMVITDSGISPETADIYEKAGTDIVISGI
- a CDS encoding tetratricopeptide repeat-containing diguanylate cyclase — its product is MGILQKADRCMDEAAALFGENKLFLAENKAQETAGLYKSCGAYEQMAKTVNFMGVIYASIGDLSMSIDCYLEAMDVAVEQGSTEIIMLVNNNIGSLYMELGLYEKAIRYFNEALELCKPPLHGERDSYYQELLMLHLNLCISYTGINEFEKAEKHLSDAILFNEIAGSDKNRFLIDMSQAHMLWKMGNEDEVRDHVEELVEGAINNINSANYVLEILSLCNLFMNMGEFDAWKKVIVEYERFAIETENLFFQKTCVKMWMKYESAMGDTEAYNKLCVYYANLHSMQVKEQIKRLGDTIDLKLQLQETEYERRKAVRLNYTDMLTGMGNKFKMRNDFEKLVSKNQDSDGAGITFGVVDIDFFKSFNRNSGRVTGDAVLKELSSIINESIKDKGMGYHFYGDEFYIILQETDEDIIKNIAEHIRLELAKKQILHESSKVDEYLTVSQAYVTAPDVKVPDEFSKLFKTVDEVLNDVKEKGRNAYKIV
- the purE gene encoding 5-(carboxyamino)imidazole ribonucleotide mutase, which produces MAKVGIVMGSDSDLKVMSKAADMLEELGIEYELTIISAHREPDELIEWTRGAENRDVKVIIAGAGMAAALPGMCAALFALPVIGVPLSGKNLDGMDAVFSIMQMPPGVPVATVAIDGAKNAAILAAKILAAGDDAILEKIKNYTADMKAQVVAKDAKLKQVGYKQYLAEK